Genomic DNA from Salinibacterium sp. NK8237:
CCTAACGTTAAAGAGGCGATGATCGGCCCGAGTGGCTCGACCGTCATGAACTTCTTTATCGGCCGCGGTGAACGCAACGTCACGAGCTTCTTCGACCAGTTCGTTGAACGTATCGTCAACGGCGTGAACTTCGGCCTGATGCTCGGCCTCGCTGCCATCGGCATCTCCCTCGTCTACGGAACTACCGGGCTCTCGAACTTTGCGCACGCAGAAATGGTGACCTTTGGTGCGGTGATGGCGCTCATAGTGTCGGTCGACCTCGGTTGGCCTGTCTGGATTGCGATACCGCTCGCCGTACTCCTCAGTGCCGGCTTCGGGTGGTCACTCGATGCCGCGCTTTGGAAACCGCTGCGCAAGAAGGGCGTCGGTATCGTGCAGCTCATGATCGTCTCAATCGGTCTGTCGCTGGCACTGCGCTACACGTTCCAGTACTTCCGCGGAGGCGGAACCGAGCAGCTGCCCGGCTCAGACTCCCCCGATATCCCGCTCTTCGGATCGGTATCGCTCAGCCAGACCAACATGATCAGCATGGTCATCAGCATCGTCGTGATCGTGATCTTCGCGTGGTGGCTCGTCAAGACCAAGATCGGTAAGGCAACTCGCGCCGTCTCTGACAACCCGTCGTTGGCAGCGGCATCCGGAATCGACGTCGACCAGGTCGTCCGTGTGGTTTGGATCCTCGCTGCAGCCATGGCCGGTCTTGCCGGTGTTCTCTGGGCCTACTTCCGCCCGGGCATCCGTTGGGATATGGGTGCGCAGATTCTGCTGCTCGTCTTCGCCGCAGTCACCCTGGGTGGACTCGGAACAGCATTCGGTGCACTTGTCGGCTCGATCATCGTCGGCGTTCTTGTTGAGACGTCTAGCCTCTTCATCCCATCCGACCTGAAGTATGTGGGCGCGCTCGGCGTGCTCATCATCGTCTTGTTGTTCAGACCACAAGGCATCTTGGGTCGCAAAGAGAGAATAGGTTAGGGGCCGCTCATGGATATTCTGCAAATTCTCTCCAACACCGGGTCATCACTGATTGCACCGGCAACGATCGGGTACGCCCTTGCGGCGCTCGGACTTGCCATGCACTTCGGATTCACCGGCTTGCTCAACATGGGTATGGCCGCCTTCATGGCGATCGGCGCCTATGGCTACGCAATCTCGATCCTCACCTTCGGTTTTCCGTGGTGGGGCGGCATGCTCGTCGGTGTCGGTGGCTCGCTTGTCTTCGCCCTGATCCTCGGTATTCCTACCCTGCGACTGCGCGGTGACTATCTCGCCATCGTGACCATTGCGGCCGCCGAGGTTGTGCGTCTGTTGTTCCTGACCACGACGTTCGACAAGTACACCGGCTCTGCCGATGGACTGAGCGGATACCACGAGAGCTTCCGTGCGTTCAACCCGATTCCCGATGGCACCTACGGCTTCGGCCCGTGGGAGTACAACGCCAACGGTTGGTGGGTTCGTATCTTCGGAATCACGATTCTGGCGCTTGCTGCCTTCATCCTCTGGGCTGTCATGCGCAGCCCGTGGGGCCGAGTGATCAAGGGAATCCGTGAAGACGAGGATGCCGTGCGCGCCCTCGGTAAGAACGTGTTCTCCTACAAGTTGCAGTCGCTCATGCTCGGTGGTGTCTTCGGTGCCATGGGTGGAATCATTTATGCCCTCCCGGCCTCGGTGAACCCCGGTGTGTACGTCACGTCGCTCACGTTTTTCGTCTATACCGCGTTGCTGCTCGGTGGAGCTGCAACGATCTTCGGACCGATTATCGGTTCGGTGATCTTCTGGGGTGTGCAAACCCTCCTGAGCAACCTTCTTCCCGCCATGGTCAACATCGGTCTCTTGCCGTTCATGACCACGACGCAGTCGCAGACAGTGCGTTTCATCCTTGTGGGTGTGGCGCTGATGTTGCTCGTGATCTATCGACCGCAGGGCATCCTCGGCAACAAGAAGGAGCTGACCTTTGTCAAGTAATGACGCATCGGCTGCGCCGGTGCAGCGAGCAAAGACAACCGGGCTCCACAAAGGCGACATCGTTCCTGGTGTTGCCAAGGTCGACCCGATCATCATCGCCGACGGAATTCGTCGAACATTCGGTGGTCTCACCGCGGTGAACGTCGACCACGTTGAGATCCCCCGCAATGCGATTACCGCATTGATTGGTCCGAACGGTGCCGGTAAGACGACGCTGTTCAACCTTCTGACCGGCTTCGACAAGCCTGACGAAGGCAAGTGGACTTTCGATGGGCACTCGCTCGCCGGAATGGGCGCGCACAAAGTGGCCGGCCTCGGCCAGGTGCGCACGTTCCAGCTGACGAAGGCCCTCGGGCTCTTGACGGTTCTTGAGAACATGAAACTCGGTGCCAAGGATCAGATCGGGGAGAACATTTTCCGCGCGATGATCCCCAGCCTCTGGCGCAAGCAAGAAGCCGAGATCGAAGAGCGCGCAATCGTTCTGCTCAAGAAATTCAAACTCGACACCAAGTCGTCTGACTTCGCCGCCAGCCTTTCCGGTGGTCAGCGCAAGCTGCTCGAGATGGCTCGCGCCCTCATGAGCCAGCCGACGCTGGTGATGCTGGATGAGCCCATGGCCGGTGTTAACCCCGCGTTGACTCAGTCGCTGCTCGACCACATCCTCGACCTGAAGGAAGAGGGCATGACGGTGCTGTTTGTCGAGCACGACATGCACATGGTGCGTCACATCGCCGACTGGGTGATCGTGATGGCTGAAGGTCAGGTCGTTGCTGAAGGTCCCCCTGACGAGGTCATGAAGAACCAAGCCGTCATCGATGCGTACCTCGGTTCGCATCAAGATGTCGACCTGGGAATCGTCACGGGCCGCATCGAAGGCGAACTCAACACTGAAGCGATCGAACTCGCCGCGGAGGTCAAACACCTCGACGAGAACATCGCTAACCGCAAGGAGACCGGCAAGTGAACGCAATCCCTACCGAGAATGCGGTCGTCCACGTCAAGGACCTGACCGCAGGGTATCTACCCGGCGTCGACATCCTCAACGACTGCAATTTGGTCGCTAACCCGGGTGAACTGATCGGAATTATTGGTCCTAACGGTGCCGGCAAGTCGACCCTACTCAAGGCAATCTTCGGCCAGGTGCAAGTGCGCGGCGGATCGATCACCCTCAACGGTGACAACATCACCGGGCTCAAAGCAAACAAGCTTGTAGCGCGCGGTGTTGGTTTTGTTCCGCAAAACAACAACGTGTTCCCGAGCCTGACGATCGAAGAGAACCTTCAGATGGGGCTGTACCAAAACCCCAAGATCTACGATGAGCGTCTCGAATTTGTGACCGGCATTTTCGCCGAGTTGAAGTCGCGCCTCAAGCAGCGCGCGGGTTCGCTCTCGGGTGGTGAGCGCCAAATGGTCGCCATGTCTCGAGCACTCATGATGGACCCCCACGTTCTTCTTCTCGACGAGCCGTCCGCTGGACTCTCGCCGGTGAAGCAGGATGAGGCATTCATCCGCGTATCGGAGATCAACAAGGCCGGCGTAACCACGATCATGGTTGAGCAGAACGCACGTCGTTGCCTGCAAATTTGTGACCGCGGCTACGTTCTTGACCAAGGCCACGATGCCTACGAAGGCACCGGGCGCGAGCTACTGAACGACCCCAAGGTTATTGGCCTCTACCTCGGCACCCTCGGCACGTAGCCACCAGCACTCCGCTTCACCTGATGCCCCGCCCGGATTCGTCCGGACGGGGCATCAGTGTTTGTGCGCTCCGAGATGCCTCGCGGCGCACGTTGGAGAGTCCCCGTGTGGCTGATTTGCGTCAGGCGAGCCCCTAAGCCTCTTTCACGGGCCGGAGCGGGTTGATGTCCGCGAGCCCTCCTTCGCTCCCGTACGACGGCTTCTGACGCTGTTTCAGGATTGTTCACGCCAGGTTGGTTTCCCTGAAACCGTTTCAGAGCTATTCAGCACCGCCTGGCGCGCGAAAAAGGCCCCAACCCTTGGAGGGGTTGGGGCCTTTCTCTGAGCTAACTTACGTTCTCAGTGAGAGTGACTCTCGCAGAGATTTAGTAAGCGCTGTAGGTGTTGTCGTCACCGTACTGGTAGACACCGATCGTCGCTTCGGTGGGGTCACCGAGGTCATCGAAGGTGATCGGACCAGAGACGCCGTCATAGTCAGCAGTTCCGCCGCCATTGATGATCTCTGCACAGTCAGCGAAAGTCGTGCACTTTTCGCCGTCGCCCGAACCACCCGATACTTCCTGAAGCTTCGCAGCAATGTCAGCGGAATCCGTGGAACCGGCGGCAAGCGATGCGAGAGCAAGGAGGATTACAGAGTCGAAGGACTCTGCTGCGTAGCTGAACTCTTCGAGTTCAGGCTGACCCGACTCGACGTAGAACTCGTTGAGAGCGGTCGTGAAGTCCGCGATCGTGTCTACGCTGAGGCCGGGGAGGGTTCCCTTAGCACCGGTGAGGGTGCCTTCAGCGAACTCATCACCGAAGTTGGCGAGGTTGCCATCTACAAAGTAGAGGTTCTCTGCCGGGAAGCTGCTGACGATGCTCGGAAGCATGGTCGAAACTTCTTCGAAGGTGATCAGTGCAATGGCGTCAGGGTCCGCAGCAAGAACTTCGGAGATCTGAGCGTCGAACGTGGTGTCACCCGTGTTGTAGGTGGGCTGTGCCACAACTTCGCCACCGGCTGCTTCGAATGCTTCCTGCGTGTAGCCGGCGAGACCGGTTCCGTAGGAGTCATTGAGAACGATCATGCCGAGAGTTTCGTGACCATCGGCAGCGATCAGGTTACCGAGAACCTCACCCTGAAGTACGTCGGACGGAGCCGTACGGAAGTACAGGCCCTTGTCGTCGTACGTGGTGAAGTCAGCCGAGGTGTTTGCTGGCGAGAACTGGATTACGCCAGCGCCAACAACCTGGTCAATGAACTGAAGCGAAACACCCGAGGATGCTGCACCAAGAATTGCAGAAACATCTTCACCGAGCAGGCGAGGGATTTCAGTCTCGTATGCCTTGTTGTCGGTGTCACCGGAGTCGCCCTGAATAAGGTCGACCGTGATGCCAGCATCAGCTGCGTTGATCTCTGACGCTGCGTACTCGGTTCCTGCAATCTCGGGCGGGCCGAGGAATGCGAGGTTACCGGTTACGGGCAGTGCCGTTCCAAGCTTCAGCGACAGTTCGCCACCGTCGGATCCAGTGGAGGTGTCATCACTGTCAGTTGCACAGCCGGCCAATACCAGTGCGCTTGCACCGACGATTGCGAGACCGCTCAACAGGGTCCGCTTGGACCGTGATGGGGAGGCCGTAGCCTTCGCGAATACGCTCATGTTGCTCCTTGCGTTTCGAATGTGTTCAGGAATCAAATGTGGCACTACCGTGTCGCCACACTGTCAAGCTATGCCCACCCGGCACATCCGCACAATACGTCTGTACTACAGCCTTGTAACGCTCTTGGGAATCGTTACCATTCGTAGACTTTGAGAAACATAGGTGTTTCTCAGTTAATCCGGGTGTACACGTTGTCGCTACCGTACTGGTAAATCCCAATGACCGCGCCCTGTGGATCACCATTGTCATTGAGGGTTATCGGGCCTGAAACACCGTCGTAATCTACGGTGCCTCCGGCGAGCACAATCTTCGCTGCATCCGCAAATGTGGTGGCAACTTCACCATCGCCGCTGCCGCCGGACACCTCCTGGAGCTTGCTCGCAATGCCTTCGCCTGAAATCGTCTGCGACGCCAGCGCGGCCAAGCTCGCCAAAATCACAGCGTCATAGCTCTCAGCCGCGTAGCTGAAGTCTTTGAGGTCGGGATTGATTTCGAGCAGGCGATCAGTGAAATCCGAGATTGTCGAGATGTCGAGCCCTGGCTGTGTGACGATGGATCCCGTCAGGCTGCCGTCAGCAAATCCCGAGTCACGATCACCGAGAGATAGTCCAGAAAAGAAGAGCTGGTCGCCGGAGTAACCGGCAGCAATGAACGCCTTGGCAATCTTCTCGGCCCGCTTGGAGCCCACGATCGCTACGGCATCCGGCTCAGCAGCAATTGCCCGCTCAATTTGCTCATCGAGGTCGGTGGCATCCTCATCGATCAACTCCTGAGAAAGAAGCTCACCGCCACCGCGCAGGAACGCTTCGCTCAAAGCACGAGGCAACAGAGGCTCACACAGAGTGTCCTCATTGAGGATCGCAATCGATCCATCACCGACGCGTTCGGCCATCTCTTTCCCGAGTGCAGCGCCTTCAAGGGCGCACGATGGCGAAGTGCGCCAGTACAGTCCATCGTCCCCATAATTGGAGAAGTCAGGCGAGTCGTTTGCTGGCGAGATCTCGACAACCCCCGCTCCGGTGATCTGGTCAATAACCTTCTTCGAAATGCCGTTGGATAGCCCACCGATAATCACTGTCGCGCGGGCCTCAAGCAACTCCGTCACCGCGTCCTCGGCCGTCGTATCTGTCGAGTCACCCGAGTCACGCGACTCGATGTTCACCGTGAGGCTGGCGTCAGCGTCGTTGACATCTTGAGCGGCTAGCGCGATCGCTGCAGCTACTGCCGGGCCGAACTTGTCGAGCGATCCCGACTCGGGCACAAGTGCGCCAACCGTGAGAGTCAAATCTTTGGGTGAAATGGGTTCTTCCACGGGTTCTGCTGTCGAGCATCCGCTCAATACAAGAACCGCAGCAAGAACGCCTGCAACTGCCGTGAACCCGTGCCGGGTTCGCAGCGACACGCGTGATCCACGGGACATGGATGTCATCACAGTCGCTCCTATCTACCGCCCAGAACACAGAGCAGCATTGTTACGGTACTGGCCAATCCTGAAAACGGGAACTCAGGGCGAGCCGTTTATAGTCAAAAATGTGCCCCCAATCCGGGCGGCACATCACCTAGCCGACGGTTGAACCACTCTTATAGGCGAACCTATTCTCGCTGTCGTAAGTGTAGAAGCCCCAAAAAGCGGGCTCTATATTGCCCCCGGGGGTGAAATTGACGGTGCCAGAAACGCCGTCGTAATCAATGTCGTTTGTCGTCTTAAGCACTTCGAGGCACTCGTCAAAACTTAGACACTTCACACCACTCTTCGAGACGTCGTAGAGGGAATCCGCAATCGCTTGCCCCGCGTCATCGTTAGCGACAATGGCGGCGAGAGCCGCGAGCATGGTGGCATCGTAGGCTTCGGCCGCGTAGGCATACGTTGTCAGCTTCGAGTTGGTGTCCTTGAGCGCCGCAATGAGCGTCTTCGATGGCTGTGCACCTTCGATCACTCCGCGAACACCCGTCAAAGTCCCCTTGTCGAATGCTTGCGAATAGTCTCCAGTGTTGAGCGACGTGAGCCAGAGTTTCGAACCCTTGAAGCCCGCATCAACGATCTCCTCGATTGCCGCTTTGGTCGCTTTCTCAGCGTCATACGTCGAACCGATCACCACATAGTCAGGATCAGCGTTCTCAAGGTTGGCGACGATGGTGTCGAATTTCGTTGTCGAGCTCTCAAAAATGTCGTCTGACACGAGCTCTATGTCGTGCTCGGCGAGTGCCTCAACGAACGTGTCGTGCAATGCAACACCCTGCGCATCGTCAATATAAATGAACGCAATTTTCGGAGTCGTGTCACCACCGGTCAAGGCCTCAGCCAGCGCGAAACCCTGCTGATCATACGCAGGGATGGTGCGGAAAAAATAGCCGTCGTCAAAAACATCATCGAGGCTCGACAGCGTCGCTGCCGGTGAAATAAGGGGAATCTTCGCATCCATCGCCAACGGTATTGCGCGCTGCGCCAGGGCGGATGACGACGGACCGATCACGACATCGACTTCCTTCGACACCAGAGTCTTGAAATTCGACTCCAATTTCGTGCCCGAGGCATCGCCCGAGTCGACCGCTTCGATCTCAACCGGCTCACCGTTCACGCCGCCAGCGGCGTTGATCTCTTTCACCGCTGCTGCGACCCCAGCCTTCTGCGCTGCAGCCAAGAAAGAAAAAGTGCCGCTGGTGGGAAAAATTGTTCCCACGCGAAGAACGCCATCACCGGTCGGTGTTGACTCAGGCGAAGGCGTGGCGGTGGGAGTCGATGCAATGACCGGCGTTTGAGTCGGTTCCGGAGAACTGCATGCTGCGAGAGCCACAGCAACCATTGCCGCTGCGATCACACCGCGAGTCGTGCGAAACCTCGTCATGGACTTACCTCTCACGGTGGAGCGATCTCGGGCGATCGAGCACCTTCACAGGAATACTACGGTGCGCCCGGTGCCTCCGCAGGCGAACCAAGCCGCGTGCGAGAAGAGTGGCGGAACAGATCATACGTAAGGATGGCGAGCGCCACCCACACGATGGCGAAACCAAGCCAGCGCTCCGGAGGCATCGCCTCGTGGAACACGAAAACGCCCACCATGAGTTGAAGAATGGGCGCCAAATACTGCGCCAAACCCATATAGGTGAGGGGCAGCCGACGAGCTGCCGCCGCAAACAAGATCAACGGGATCGCCGTGATAGCACCCAAGAAGAGTGTCAAAGTGAGATGTCCCGGCCCCGCAGTACCCGCAGCGAGCTGCCCATTGGCCGCAAGCACAAGCAACACCACAATCGCTAGCGGCGTCAGAAACGCGGTCTCAACGGCAAGGCCGCCCACGGCATCCGCCTTGGGACCCACGCTTTTCTTTACGAGCCCATAGAGACCGAAACTGAACGCAAGGCCCAACGCGATCCACGGAAACCGGCCGTACCCGATCGCCAAGACGAGAACGGCGAGCGCACTAATCGCTAGGGCCACCCATTGCAGCGGGCGAAGTCGCTCACGCAACACAACGACTCCGAGCAGCACCGTGACAATCGGATTCGTGAAATAGCCGAGCGCTGCCTCAACAATGTGGCCGTTGAGGCTCGCATAAACGTAAATGAGCCAGTTGACGACGACGAAGGCACCGCCCAAGCCCAGCATCCAGAAGGTGCGACGATCGCGAACAATAGCCATGACCCGGGTGTATCCCCGCGTAACCACCAGAAGGGCGGCACAGAACACGAGAGACAACACGATGCGCCAGGCAACGATCTCGATCGCTCCCGACTCTTTGAGCGAGAAGAACACGATCGGCATCGCGCCCCACAAAACATAAGCAGAAACAGCGAAGCCGAGGCCGCTGGGCGAAACGCGATCAGTCGCCGAAGAAGTGGAGGTCACAACTAAATCCTAGGGTCGGATGCTGTCTGTGAAAGCCACCAGGAACGACGAAAGCCCAGAGCCGAGGCCCTGGGCTTTCGAAACGCCTCACCGCGAACGGGAGACGAGAAAGTTAGTTTCGCGTGAGCGAGAGACTACTTAGCGAACGATGACAGCGAGAACGTCGCGAGCCGAAAGTACGAGAAGGTCTTCTCCGCCGTACTTCACCTCGGTTCCGCCGTACTTGGAGTAGATGACCTTGTCACCAACTGCGATGTCAAGCGGCACGCGGTTTCCGTTGTCGTCAATGCGACCGGGACCTACGGCGACTACTTCACCCTCTTGGGGCTTCTCTTTCGCAGTGTCAGGAATGACGAGCCCAGACGCGGTGGTCTGTTCTGCATCGACCTGCTTGATAACAATGCGATCCTCGAGCGGCTTAATGGACACCGACACGTTTGACCTCTTTCTAAAGTGCTTGGGCTGGCACACTCCGTACGGGAGTGCCAGATCAACTATACGGCTTGGTTGGCACTCGATCAACGTGAGTGCCAATACGGATGCGGATACGGTTAGAGAATGAATCAGAGCGAATTGCGCGAGCTACTTTCAGCCGAGGGCCTTCGCCTGTTGGACTCGCTACCGACGTGGCACTCGAGCGACGAGATCGTGCGTACTGTCGCCGAGCTTCGCAAGGCTGGGCACAGCCCCGCATTGGTCGCCGCAGTGCTCAGCCAATCCAAGCTTCGAGCGAAAGCTGCCAGCAAGTTCGGTCCGTTTGCCGACCGAATGCTCTTCACCGAGGCCGGCCTCGAACAAGCAACTCGCCTTTCTGTTGCCGCCCAGCACGCCGGACGATTCTCCAAAGCCGGCGTGAAATGGGTGGCAGACCTCGGCTGCGGCATCGGAGCGGATGCTCTCGCCATCGCAGCTCTTGACATCAATGTCACCGCGGTCGAACGAGACGAAACCACCGCCGCGCTCGCAAGCTTCAACCTCGCACCCTGGAGCAATGCCCAAGTCGTGCACGGCGATGCTGAATCTGCTGACCTCACCGGCATTGACGGGGTTTATCTGGATCCCGCCCGCCGCGATGCCCGGGTTCGCCTCACCAATCCGGCCGACTGGACACCATCCCTCGACTTTGCGTTCGGTCTTGCCGAGCG
This window encodes:
- the groES gene encoding co-chaperone GroES, with translation MSVSIKPLEDRIVIKQVDAEQTTASGLVIPDTAKEKPQEGEVVAVGPGRIDDNGNRVPLDIAVGDKVIYSKYGGTEVKYGGEDLLVLSARDVLAVIVR
- a CDS encoding ABC transporter ATP-binding protein; translated protein: MQRAKTTGLHKGDIVPGVAKVDPIIIADGIRRTFGGLTAVNVDHVEIPRNAITALIGPNGAGKTTLFNLLTGFDKPDEGKWTFDGHSLAGMGAHKVAGLGQVRTFQLTKALGLLTVLENMKLGAKDQIGENIFRAMIPSLWRKQEAEIEERAIVLLKKFKLDTKSSDFAASLSGGQRKLLEMARALMSQPTLVMLDEPMAGVNPALTQSLLDHILDLKEEGMTVLFVEHDMHMVRHIADWVIVMAEGQVVAEGPPDEVMKNQAVIDAYLGSHQDVDLGIVTGRIEGELNTEAIELAAEVKHLDENIANRKETGK
- the rarD gene encoding EamA family transporter RarD, which codes for MTSTSSATDRVSPSGLGFAVSAYVLWGAMPIVFFSLKESGAIEIVAWRIVLSLVFCAALLVVTRGYTRVMAIVRDRRTFWMLGLGGAFVVVNWLIYVYASLNGHIVEAALGYFTNPIVTVLLGVVVLRERLRPLQWVALAISALAVLVLAIGYGRFPWIALGLAFSFGLYGLVKKSVGPKADAVGGLAVETAFLTPLAIVVLLVLAANGQLAAGTAGPGHLTLTLFLGAITAIPLILFAAAARRLPLTYMGLAQYLAPILQLMVGVFVFHEAMPPERWLGFAIVWVALAILTYDLFRHSSRTRLGSPAEAPGAP
- a CDS encoding branched-chain amino acid ABC transporter permease, whose protein sequence is MLVALIVALSAAFSLMAMPAMADEVNVDEYDNSIIGNVKLESVALEGVLLTVSGGGYEVEVATDADGRWKVGVPDGDEFTVTLNEDTLPEGIAVIDEVGDDDTPNVKEAMIGPSGSTVMNFFIGRGERNVTSFFDQFVERIVNGVNFGLMLGLAAIGISLVYGTTGLSNFAHAEMVTFGAVMALIVSVDLGWPVWIAIPLAVLLSAGFGWSLDAALWKPLRKKGVGIVQLMIVSIGLSLALRYTFQYFRGGGTEQLPGSDSPDIPLFGSVSLSQTNMISMVISIVVIVIFAWWLVKTKIGKATRAVSDNPSLAAASGIDVDQVVRVVWILAAAMAGLAGVLWAYFRPGIRWDMGAQILLLVFAAVTLGGLGTAFGALVGSIIVGVLVETSSLFIPSDLKYVGALGVLIIVLLFRPQGILGRKERIG
- a CDS encoding ABC transporter ATP-binding protein codes for the protein MNAIPTENAVVHVKDLTAGYLPGVDILNDCNLVANPGELIGIIGPNGAGKSTLLKAIFGQVQVRGGSITLNGDNITGLKANKLVARGVGFVPQNNNVFPSLTIEENLQMGLYQNPKIYDERLEFVTGIFAELKSRLKQRAGSLSGGERQMVAMSRALMMDPHVLLLDEPSAGLSPVKQDEAFIRVSEINKAGVTTIMVEQNARRCLQICDRGYVLDQGHDAYEGTGRELLNDPKVIGLYLGTLGT
- a CDS encoding ABC transporter substrate-binding protein; its protein translation is MTSMSRGSRVSLRTRHGFTAVAGVLAAVLVLSGCSTAEPVEEPISPKDLTLTVGALVPESGSLDKFGPAVAAAIALAAQDVNDADASLTVNIESRDSGDSTDTTAEDAVTELLEARATVIIGGLSNGISKKVIDQITGAGVVEISPANDSPDFSNYGDDGLYWRTSPSCALEGAALGKEMAERVGDGSIAILNEDTLCEPLLPRALSEAFLRGGGELLSQELIDEDATDLDEQIERAIAAEPDAVAIVGSKRAEKIAKAFIAAGYSGDQLFFSGLSLGDRDSGFADGSLTGSIVTQPGLDISTISDFTDRLLEINPDLKDFSYAAESYDAVILASLAALASQTISGEGIASKLQEVSGGSGDGEVATTFADAAKIVLAGGTVDYDGVSGPITLNDNGDPQGAVIGIYQYGSDNVYTRIN
- a CDS encoding ABC transporter substrate-binding protein; the protein is MTRFRTTRGVIAAAMVAVALAACSSPEPTQTPVIASTPTATPSPESTPTGDGVLRVGTIFPTSGTFSFLAAAQKAGVAAAVKEINAAGGVNGEPVEIEAVDSGDASGTKLESNFKTLVSKEVDVVIGPSSSALAQRAIPLAMDAKIPLISPAATLSSLDDVFDDGYFFRTIPAYDQQGFALAEALTGGDTTPKIAFIYIDDAQGVALHDTFVEALAEHDIELVSDDIFESSTTKFDTIVANLENADPDYVVIGSTYDAEKATKAAIEEIVDAGFKGSKLWLTSLNTGDYSQAFDKGTLTGVRGVIEGAQPSKTLIAALKDTNSKLTTYAYAAEAYDATMLAALAAIVANDDAGQAIADSLYDVSKSGVKCLSFDECLEVLKTTNDIDYDGVSGTVNFTPGGNIEPAFWGFYTYDSENRFAYKSGSTVG
- a CDS encoding branched-chain amino acid ABC transporter permease, with the protein product MDILQILSNTGSSLIAPATIGYALAALGLAMHFGFTGLLNMGMAAFMAIGAYGYAISILTFGFPWWGGMLVGVGGSLVFALILGIPTLRLRGDYLAIVTIAAAEVVRLLFLTTTFDKYTGSADGLSGYHESFRAFNPIPDGTYGFGPWEYNANGWWVRIFGITILALAAFILWAVMRSPWGRVIKGIREDEDAVRALGKNVFSYKLQSLMLGGVFGAMGGIIYALPASVNPGVYVTSLTFFVYTALLLGGAATIFGPIIGSVIFWGVQTLLSNLLPAMVNIGLLPFMTTTQSQTVRFILVGVALMLLVIYRPQGILGNKKELTFVK
- a CDS encoding ABC transporter substrate-binding protein translates to MSVFAKATASPSRSKRTLLSGLAIVGASALVLAGCATDSDDTSTGSDGGELSLKLGTALPVTGNLAFLGPPEIAGTEYAASEINAADAGITVDLIQGDSGDTDNKAYETEIPRLLGEDVSAILGAASSGVSLQFIDQVVGAGVIQFSPANTSADFTTYDDKGLYFRTAPSDVLQGEVLGNLIAADGHETLGMIVLNDSYGTGLAGYTQEAFEAAGGEVVAQPTYNTGDTTFDAQISEVLAADPDAIALITFEEVSTMLPSIVSSFPAENLYFVDGNLANFGDEFAEGTLTGAKGTLPGLSVDTIADFTTALNEFYVESGQPELEEFSYAAESFDSVILLALASLAAGSTDSADIAAKLQEVSGGSGDGEKCTTFADCAEIINGGGTADYDGVSGPITFDDLGDPTEATIGVYQYGDDNTYSAY